CTTTGCAGACGCGGCGACCCGAAGGATTGGGTGGCGCCGGAGGCGCGATCTCCGCGTGGACGTCCCCCGCCACGAAACGGCGCGGTTGGCTCCGCCGTTATACAGATCTTACGTTCAAGGGCGGATTGATGCGGCGCTTGGCGTTCGGCCGGCCGTGGCGGCAAACCGAAGGTTTGTCGGGCACCCTCATGCACCTGCTCGGCCTGGACCTGTCGGTTCCGGATCACACGACGGTTGACCGGCGCAGCCCCAATCTCGCGGTTGCACCGGCCTCGGTAACGACGGAGGGACCCATCATGGCAGTTATCGACTGCACCGGGCCGAAGCTGGTCGGCAGGGGGGTGACACCAGGAACATACGGCGGCCCGATACGCCGCAGCCGGAGAAAACATCATCTGGCCGCCGATCCCGACACAGGCGTGGGCCTCGCATCGGAGTTGACGGGTATTGAGGATGGGGACGCCTCGGTGGTCGTTCCGTTGCTTGATTGGATCAAGCGTCCGGTTGGCACGGTCCTGGTGGAGAGAGCGTACGATAACAAACCCGTCTATCGTGCCATTGCCGAACGTGGTCTGGATTTTGAGGTAATTATTCCCACTGCGCGCCACCACAGTGTTGAGCGACGCTGCCGACACGGTTCCTTTCCGGCGCGACTCGCGGTAGGTCGTCTGATCGCCTGCGCATCAAAGCGGGGTCCGTCCCCCCGCCGCCACTCAATTGTCAGCCCGATAATGGCTCTGCGGGACCTATGGTGGCTCGCATCCGCCTTGTAGGGCATCCGGTTCACGACTCCAGTGGCGGTTGCTTTCTCACAGATCCTCACAGGCAGGCGTCGGCGAAGGCTGCCAGATCAGCATCGAACCGGTTGGACGCCTCCCAGAACGGCATGTGGCCGACGTCCGGGTAGAGGCGAAGTTCGGCGTTCCCGGCCTGCCGGATGGTATGCTCCGCCATGGCCGGGCGGATCACCGCATCATCTTCGCCATGGATCGCCAGCACGGGGACGCGCAGCCCGCCCAGAGTGGCGTCGTAGTCGGCCGGCCGCCCCACCAGGGCGCGCCTCACCTCCCGCGGCGTCAGTGCGGTATGGCTCCGCATCGCCTCCGCCTCCTCCGCGGGCAGCGGTCGGCGGGTGCAGCGATCGATGAAGTCCGCGGCTGCGGCATCCGCTATTGCCCGGTCCTCGTGCCCCATTGCCGCCATCAGGGCGGCGGCCGGTCCGACGCAAACAGGGGCGAGCGTGCTGGTGGCGCCGACCATGACAAGGCCGCCGACCGCTCCGTCACCGTGACGCGTCAGATAATCCAGCACAATTCTCCCAGCATAGGACCATGCGACGAGGATGGGGCGTTGGAGCCCCATACCGTCGATCACCGTCCGAACCTCGTCTGCCCACAGCACCGGATCGCGGTAGGCGGCGGCCTCCGCCGGTTTGCCGGACCCTCCATGGCCGCGGTTGTCGTATGTCACCAGCCGGAGCCGCCCGGCCAGCATCCCGGCGGTCTGCCGCCGCCAGCATCGGTGCGACTGCGAAAAGCCGTGGATCAGCAGCACGTCCCGTCCGCTCGATGGACGGCGCCAATCCTGCACCGCCAGCCTGACCCCGTCGGGGGTCGTCAGGTCGACGGTGCGGCCGGCAGCGGCAGGGTCCGCCACCCCGTCACGCGGCGACATAGCGCTCCACCGGGCCGACGATCCGGCCGCCGACGATGGGGACGCAGTCGGGCGGGAACTTCTGGACCACGGTCATGTCGCGCTGCGCCAGTTCGCCCAGGAAGCAGTCGAGCGAGTCCATCGCACCAGTGTCGATGTCGTGCAGCACGACCAGAGGCCAGCTTTGCTGTTCGCACATGTCCAGCGCACGGTCGACCCAGCCCTTGGGGTCGTCCCAGTCCCGCGGAACCGCGTTCCACAGCACGCAGGTGTAGCCACCGGCCACCAGATAGTCGAGCGCCTGGCGGTTGAACAGCGTGTCGTTCAGCGCGCCCAGCGCGCCGGACGGGCGGAACAGCGGCGCTGGCTCCGACAACGTGCCGATTAGATCCTGCGCCTTGCCGATCTCCCAGGCGGGCAGGTCCGGGTTGGTGCTCATGCCCAGCGGCATGATATGGCTGTAGGTGTGGTTGCCGATGAGGTGCCCTTCCGCCCGCGCACGCGCACACAGCGCGCGGCGTCCGGGATCGCGCAGCCGCTCACCGACCACGAAGAAGGTGGTGGTCACGCCGTGGCGGGCCAGCACGTCCAGCACCTGCGGGGTGGTGTCCGGATCGGGACCATTGTCGAAACTCAATGTGACTTTCTTCATCGCGCTGGCCTCTCCTTGCTCACGGCGCATCCGCCGGACGGCGCGCCGCCTTGTTCCTGACGCCTCCGGCCCATCGTCTCTCGATGGCCTGCACCGCAAGGTCGAACCCGATGGCCAGCGCCAGAATCAGGATGATGGCGGCGAAGACGCCGGAACTGTTGAGTTGAGTGCGGTACTTGGACAGCAGGAAACCGATGCCAGCGCTCGACATCATCATCTCGGCGACCACCACCCCGACGATCACCAGCGCTCCGCCGAGCCGGAACGAGGCCAGTACGGTGGGGACGGACGCCGGAAGGGTGACCCACAGGATCTGCTGGAGGCGCGTCGCCCCCATGCTGCGGGCAGCTTGGGTGAGTTGGCGATCGATCGTCTGCGCGCCGGCTGCTGTCCCCAGCACCGTCGGCAGCAGTCCATAGACGCTGGCGAACACCACCTTGGAAGCCGAGCCGATGCCGAACCACGCCGTGAACAGCGGATAGAGCACCACCAGCGGCACCGCGAACAGCGCCGACACCACCGGCAGGAGCGCCTTGCGTACGGTCAAGGTGCTGCCGACCCACAGGCCGAAGAGGATGCCGAAGCCGCAGGCGAAGACCAGCGCCATACCGACCTCCTGCAGCGTTACCAGCATCTGGACTGCGAAGTCGCCCGAATGCGCCATCAGCATTGCCAGCGTGCTGCTGAGTGACGGCAGGAACAGGCGCGGCACCAGCCCGAGCTGCGGCACGATTTCCCAGGCGGCGATCACCGCGGCGATGATGGCGTAGCGGCAGATCCGGGCCTTGGTCTCCAGGCTCATCCCGACGGACGCTTCGCTTCCGCGCGGGACGTGCGTCACGCTTTGATCATATGCCATATCGCCTCACGCAGGTCTGCGAACCGGGGTTGCGCCATCATGTCGAGCGACCGCGGACGCGGCAGGTCGATGGCCACGCGATCAAGGATGCGGCCGGGACGTCCGGACAGTACCAGCACCTCGTCGGACAGGTAGATCGCCTCACTCAGCCCGTGGGTGACGAAAACGATGGTCTTGCGCGCCTTCTCCCAGATGCGCAGCAACTCGTCGCCCATGGTGATGCGGGTCTGCTCGTCCAGCGCGGCGAAGGGCTCGTCCATCAGCAGGATCGGCGGATCCTGGACGAGACCGCGGGCGATGGAAACGCGCTGCTTCATGCCGCCGGACAGCTCGTGCGGCAGGCTGTCGGCGAACCGTTCCAGCCCGACCAGCGCCAGCGCCTCCTCGGCCTTCTCGCGCCGGACGGCCTTGGCGACGCCCCGCAGGAACAGCGGGAACTCGACGTTGCGGCGGGCAGTCAGCCAGGGGAACAGGCTGGCGTCCTGGAAGACGACGCCGACGCGGGTCGGGTCGGGCTTGACCAGAGGCCGGCCGCCGACGGCGATCCTGCCCTCGCTCGGCGTCAGCAGGCCGGCCAGCATCATCAGCAGCGAGGACTTGCCGCAGCCGCTCGGCCCGACGATGGAGATGAAGCGGCCGGCGGAGACATTAAAGGCGATATCCTGCAGCGCCTGCGTCGTCTTGCCGTTGACGCTGTAGGTGTGGTTGAGGTCGCGGACGTCCAGCGTCTTGCCTGCGTCGGCCGCAGGGTGGTCGGGCCCGACCACCGACATGGTGGTGCCGTGCCGTTTCCGGATGGAGGCCGTGGCTTGTGTCATGCGGGGCATCACAGTCAGTTCCTCCAGTGTTCGCACTTGGCTTCCAGGTAGCGGATCGCCTCGTTGAAGCTGATTGCCAAGACCGAGACGAAGAGCACCATCGCCAGCAGCTCCTTGATCTGAAACCCGAGGCCCCAGACGCCGATGGCATTGCCGATTCCCTCGCGGGAGGCATACATCTCGGCCAGCAGGATGCCGGTGAAGTTGAAGATCATCGCCACCCGCACCGCCTCCAGCAGAACCGGCGTCATGCTCGGCAGATACACGAAGAGAATCTTCTGCATGGTCGAGGCGTCGAGGGAGCGGGCGACGCGCAACTGGTCCTCGCGCACCGACTCCACCGCCGAGAAGGTTGTCATCATCACGATGAAGACGGTGGAGAAGACGCCGAAGGCGACCTTCTGCCAGAAGGCAATGCCGAGAATCAGGATGAAGATCGGCAGGAAGATCGATTTTGGGATGCTGAACACGAAGAAGATCAGCGGCTTGAAGATCAGTGAGGCGAACCGGCTCTCCTGCACCACCACCCCCAGCAGGGCGCCGACGGGCAGAGCGATGGCGAAGGCCGTCAACGTTTCCAGCAGGGTGAGCTGGACCTGCTGCCAGAAGGTCGCCGTTGCCGCCATGGCGCCCAGCGCCGCGACGACGTCGGAGAAGGGCGGCAGCAACCGCCCGTCCATCCAGCCCAACCGGGGCGCCGCCTCCCACAGGGCCAGGAAGACGGCTCCCGCCGCTCCGTAGCCCAACACCGCGTCGCGCGTCGCCATCTCTGGC
The Azospirillum sp. TSA2s DNA segment above includes these coding regions:
- a CDS encoding alpha/beta fold hydrolase gives rise to the protein MSPRDGVADPAAAGRTVDLTTPDGVRLAVQDWRRPSSGRDVLLIHGFSQSHRCWRRQTAGMLAGRLRLVTYDNRGHGGSGKPAEAAAYRDPVLWADEVRTVIDGMGLQRPILVAWSYAGRIVLDYLTRHGDGAVGGLVMVGATSTLAPVCVGPAAALMAAMGHEDRAIADAAAADFIDRCTRRPLPAEEAEAMRSHTALTPREVRRALVGRPADYDATLGGLRVPVLAIHGEDDAVIRPAMAEHTIRQAGNAELRLYPDVGHMPFWEASNRFDADLAAFADACL
- a CDS encoding polysaccharide deacetylase family protein; its protein translation is MKKVTLSFDNGPDPDTTPQVLDVLARHGVTTTFFVVGERLRDPGRRALCARARAEGHLIGNHTYSHIMPLGMSTNPDLPAWEIGKAQDLIGTLSEPAPLFRPSGALGALNDTLFNRQALDYLVAGGYTCVLWNAVPRDWDDPKGWVDRALDMCEQQSWPLVVLHDIDTGAMDSLDCFLGELAQRDMTVVQKFPPDCVPIVGGRIVGPVERYVAA
- a CDS encoding ABC transporter permease; protein product: MSLETKARICRYAIIAAVIAAWEIVPQLGLVPRLFLPSLSSTLAMLMAHSGDFAVQMLVTLQEVGMALVFACGFGILFGLWVGSTLTVRKALLPVVSALFAVPLVVLYPLFTAWFGIGSASKVVFASVYGLLPTVLGTAAGAQTIDRQLTQAARSMGATRLQQILWVTLPASVPTVLASFRLGGALVIVGVVVAEMMMSSAGIGFLLSKYRTQLNSSGVFAAIILILALAIGFDLAVQAIERRWAGGVRNKAARRPADAP
- a CDS encoding ABC transporter ATP-binding protein; translated protein: MTQATASIRKRHGTTMSVVGPDHPAADAGKTLDVRDLNHTYSVNGKTTQALQDIAFNVSAGRFISIVGPSGCGKSSLLMMLAGLLTPSEGRIAVGGRPLVKPDPTRVGVVFQDASLFPWLTARRNVEFPLFLRGVAKAVRREKAEEALALVGLERFADSLPHELSGGMKQRVSIARGLVQDPPILLMDEPFAALDEQTRITMGDELLRIWEKARKTIVFVTHGLSEAIYLSDEVLVLSGRPGRILDRVAIDLPRPRSLDMMAQPRFADLREAIWHMIKA
- a CDS encoding ABC transporter permease, which encodes MATRDAVLGYGAAGAVFLALWEAAPRLGWMDGRLLPPFSDVVAALGAMAATATFWQQVQLTLLETLTAFAIALPVGALLGVVVQESRFASLIFKPLIFFVFSIPKSIFLPIFILILGIAFWQKVAFGVFSTVFIVMMTTFSAVESVREDQLRVARSLDASTMQKILFVYLPSMTPVLLEAVRVAMIFNFTGILLAEMYASREGIGNAIGVWGLGFQIKELLAMVLFVSVLAISFNEAIRYLEAKCEHWRN